The proteins below come from a single Tachypleus tridentatus isolate NWPU-2018 chromosome 13, ASM421037v1, whole genome shotgun sequence genomic window:
- the LOC143237243 gene encoding betaine--homocysteine S-methyltransferase 1-like isoform X1, whose translation MEFAKDNKKGLLQRLDEGVVIGDGGFLIALEKRGYVKAGPWTPEACVENPEAVRQLHREFLRAGSDVMQAFTFYASESNLKYRGNEAGENFSEDEINNEACKLAREVSEEGDCLVAGGFAQHPNYQPGTNKKKVQEDFRKQVDVFVENGVDFLICEYFENIEEIIWAIEVCKETKLPVAANMCIGPEGDVNHISCGECAVKMVKAGADVVGVNCRFDPFVSLEAVRLMKKALDAEGLKAHLMCQPLAFFTPDAGKLGLFHLPEFPFALEPRICSRWDIHRFAREAYDLGVRYIGGCCGFEPYHIRAIAEELAEERGKKPKASEKHEMWGGGLRMHTKPWVRARACRSHWEKINPSSGRPYSASFSKPDN comes from the exons atggagTTTGCTAAAGATAACAAG AAGGGTTTACTCCAACGTTTGGACGAGGGGGTGGTCATTGGTGATGGAGGATTTTTGATTGCTTTGGAGAAACGAGGTTATGTGAAAGCAGGACCTTGGACACCGGAAGCATGTGTCGAGAACCCAGAAGCTG tacGTCAACTTCATAGAGAATTTCTCAGAGCTGGTTCAGATGTGATGCAAGCCTTTACATTTTATGCCAGCGAGAGTAACCTAAAATACAGGGGAAATGAAGCTGGAGAAAACTTTTCC GAAGATGAAATAAACAATGAAGCGTGCAAACTAGCTCGAGAGGTATCAGAAGAAGGTGACTGTCTTGTTGCTGGTGGATTTGCACAACATCCAAATTACCAGCCAGgtacaaacaaaaagaaagtgCAAGAAGACTTTAGAAAACAGGTTGACGTCTTCGTTGAAAACGGGGTGGATTTTCTAATTTGTGAG tattttgaaaatattgaggAGATAATATGGGCTATTGAAGTCTGCAAAGAGACAAAGTTACCTGTGGCAGCCAACATGTGTATTGGTCCCGAGGGTGACGTAAACCACATATCATGTGGAGAGTGTGCAGTAAAGATGGTTAAAGCAG GTGCTGATGTAGTAGGTGTGAATTGCCGTTTTGACCCCTTCGTATCTTTGGAAGCTGTGAGACTTATGAAGAAAGCTCTGGATGCTGAAGGACTCAAAGCTCATCTTATGTGTCAACCTTTAGCATTTTTTACTCCTGATGCAGGAAAACTGGGCCTTTTTCATCTTCCGGAATTCCCTTTTG CATTGGAACCTAGGATTTGTTCAAGATGGGACATACACCGTTTTGCTAGGGAAGCCTATGATCTTGGAGTCCGTTACATTGGTGGATGTTGTGGTTTTGAACCATATCACATCCGTGCTATTGCAGAAGAGCTTGCAGAAGAAAGGGGAAAGAAACCCAAAGCATCGGAGAAACACGAAATGTGGGGTGGAGGGCTGCGAATGCATACCAAACCTTGGGTTAGAGCAag AGCTTGTCGTAGTCACTGGGAGAAGATCAACCCTTCATCTGGACGTCCGTATTCTGCTTCTTTTTCAAAACCCGACAATTAA
- the LOC143237243 gene encoding betaine--homocysteine S-methyltransferase 1-like isoform X2 yields MEFAKDNKGLLQRLDEGVVIGDGGFLIALEKRGYVKAGPWTPEACVENPEAVRQLHREFLRAGSDVMQAFTFYASESNLKYRGNEAGENFSEDEINNEACKLAREVSEEGDCLVAGGFAQHPNYQPGTNKKKVQEDFRKQVDVFVENGVDFLICEYFENIEEIIWAIEVCKETKLPVAANMCIGPEGDVNHISCGECAVKMVKAGADVVGVNCRFDPFVSLEAVRLMKKALDAEGLKAHLMCQPLAFFTPDAGKLGLFHLPEFPFALEPRICSRWDIHRFAREAYDLGVRYIGGCCGFEPYHIRAIAEELAEERGKKPKASEKHEMWGGGLRMHTKPWVRARACRSHWEKINPSSGRPYSASFSKPDN; encoded by the exons atggagTTTGCTAAAGATAACAAG GGTTTACTCCAACGTTTGGACGAGGGGGTGGTCATTGGTGATGGAGGATTTTTGATTGCTTTGGAGAAACGAGGTTATGTGAAAGCAGGACCTTGGACACCGGAAGCATGTGTCGAGAACCCAGAAGCTG tacGTCAACTTCATAGAGAATTTCTCAGAGCTGGTTCAGATGTGATGCAAGCCTTTACATTTTATGCCAGCGAGAGTAACCTAAAATACAGGGGAAATGAAGCTGGAGAAAACTTTTCC GAAGATGAAATAAACAATGAAGCGTGCAAACTAGCTCGAGAGGTATCAGAAGAAGGTGACTGTCTTGTTGCTGGTGGATTTGCACAACATCCAAATTACCAGCCAGgtacaaacaaaaagaaagtgCAAGAAGACTTTAGAAAACAGGTTGACGTCTTCGTTGAAAACGGGGTGGATTTTCTAATTTGTGAG tattttgaaaatattgaggAGATAATATGGGCTATTGAAGTCTGCAAAGAGACAAAGTTACCTGTGGCAGCCAACATGTGTATTGGTCCCGAGGGTGACGTAAACCACATATCATGTGGAGAGTGTGCAGTAAAGATGGTTAAAGCAG GTGCTGATGTAGTAGGTGTGAATTGCCGTTTTGACCCCTTCGTATCTTTGGAAGCTGTGAGACTTATGAAGAAAGCTCTGGATGCTGAAGGACTCAAAGCTCATCTTATGTGTCAACCTTTAGCATTTTTTACTCCTGATGCAGGAAAACTGGGCCTTTTTCATCTTCCGGAATTCCCTTTTG CATTGGAACCTAGGATTTGTTCAAGATGGGACATACACCGTTTTGCTAGGGAAGCCTATGATCTTGGAGTCCGTTACATTGGTGGATGTTGTGGTTTTGAACCATATCACATCCGTGCTATTGCAGAAGAGCTTGCAGAAGAAAGGGGAAAGAAACCCAAAGCATCGGAGAAACACGAAATGTGGGGTGGAGGGCTGCGAATGCATACCAAACCTTGGGTTAGAGCAag AGCTTGTCGTAGTCACTGGGAGAAGATCAACCCTTCATCTGGACGTCCGTATTCTGCTTCTTTTTCAAAACCCGACAATTAA